From Bradyrhizobium sp. AZCC 1610:
ATCATCGTCGGTAAGAACGGCCACGCCAGCATGACCAATCGGGATGATCACGAACGGGCATCACCAACCACCCCCAATTACAGCCATCACCTAACTGGTGACGACTGCAGACTCCTTTGATTTCAACGTCGTAGAACAGCACCGCCACCACCAATTCCCGACCGGTTGCTCGCCCATATGCGCCGCTGGGTCAGGACAGGCGCCATCGACTCGCACTTTGTCGAGTTCAACGGCGCGGCGGTCAAATCCGTCAAGTCGGGGTTCCGAAGCGCCGTTGGACTCGCCAAGCTATCCACGGAAGCTGGCAAGGTCACTCCGCATACCTTGAGGCACACGGCCGCGACCTGGCTGATGCAGCGGGGCGCAGATCCGTGGAAAGCGGCGGGTTTTCTCGGGATGTCGGTCGAGGTGTTGCTTGATACCTATGGCCACCATCACCCGGAGTTCTTGCGCGAGGCGGCCGCCGCCATCACGACGAAACCAAGCAAGAACATCGTATCTGGGGTTGATCGCGGGGTTGACTTGGCCGCCTATCGTGAAAGAAGACGAAAAGCGTAAGAAAATCATGGTCGGAGTGGCAGGATTCGAACCTGCGACCCCTGCGTCCCGAACGCAGTGCTCTACCGGGCTGAGCCACACTCCGACTTGGAACGCGGCTTATAGCCTTGGGTTTCGGCGACCGCAAGCAGCCGAATTAAGGAAATTAATCACAGTGGATGTTCGCCTGAAAACCCAGATTTTGCCCGCCGGCGAGGCTGCCGTGGTGGCGGCGGCGCGTGTCCTGGCCGAGGGCGGGCTGGTCGCGTTCCCGACCGAGACCGTCTATGGCCTCGGCGCCGACGCCACCAATCCGGCTGCGGTCGCCCGCCTCTACCAGGCCAAGGGCCGGCCCGCCTTCAATCCGCTGATCGCCCATGTCGGCGATATCGCCGCCGCGCGGCAGATCGCGCGCTTTGACGCGCCGGCGACCGCGCTTGCCGAGGCATTCTGGCCGGGCCCGCTGACGCTGGTGCTGCCGAAAACGCACGCTTGCGCGGTGGCCGACCTCGCCACCGCCGGCCTCGACACGGTCGCGATCCGG
This genomic window contains:
- a CDS encoding tyrosine-type recombinase/integrase → MRRWVRTGAIDSHFVEFNGAAVKSVKSGFRSAVGLAKLSTEAGKVTPHTLRHTAATWLMQRGADPWKAAGFLGMSVEVLLDTYGHHHPEFLREAAAAITTKPSKNIVSGVDRGVDLAAYRERRRKA